The genome window TATGGTATTTCTAACAAAGGATGCTATGAGATATAAGGTAACGGGTGAAATTACTCCAATCAATACCGATGGCTCCCTTGACTTAAGTAAAAAAGAAACAATCGTATATTATCAATCTGTTGAGTTTCCACGAGCTATATCAAAGCCATTAAAAGTACTACCCACTTCTACAACTCGATCACTAGAAGAAATTCTTTTAGATGATTAGCAGATAGCGAACTGACGGTTATAATAAAGGAAATTTGCCTTTTGTCTAAAAAGAGAGCTAAAAGTCATTAAGACTTGGCTCTCTTTTCGGCGTACAGCGTGGATTGGGGACGTTTCCTTCGCCACTCTTAAATATCCCGTCATTTTATTTTCCTTTTAAAGTAGCCCTCTCCACTATCCCTCGTCCAATTCCTAGTACCCTGCTTAGCTGTCTATTATTGACTCCTGTAAATTCTTTTATTATTGACATTGAGTTTTCTTTTCTCTATACTTTCTATGTAGTGTTAGTACATATCATTAAAATGATAATCAGAATATAATCCCATAGGGAAGAAAGGACTCTTAATATGAATATCGTTGTATTAAATGGTAGCCCGAGGTCAGATGGTAACACCTCTGCATTAATAAAACAACTATCAAAAGGAGTTGAATTATCGGGAAAGCATCAAATTGAAACCATCAATGTAACAAAGAAAAACCTACTTGGATGTCTAGCCTGTGAGGGATGTAGAAAAAATGATGGTAACTGTGTTTTAAAGGATGATAGTTCAGAAATTATAACTCAACTTGTAAACTCAGATATGATTATTTTCGCAACTCCTGTATATTGGTGGGGCGTATCTGCACAATTAAAAATCGTAATTGATAAATTTTACAGTACCATGCATCTTAACACATTGAAAAACAAAAAAATCGGCGTATTATCCGTTGGCGCCGGCGAACTTTCAAATCCTCAATATGAATTGATCTCTCAACAATTTGTCTGTATATCTCAGTTTTTAGATTGGGAAATACTATTTGATGAATCCGTTTCAGCATATGAGCGTAACGAAGTACTTAAGGATGA of Maledivibacter sp. contains these proteins:
- a CDS encoding flavodoxin family protein, translating into MNIVVLNGSPRSDGNTSALIKQLSKGVELSGKHQIETINVTKKNLLGCLACEGCRKNDGNCVLKDDSSEIITQLVNSDMIIFATPVYWWGVSAQLKIVIDKFYSTMHLNTLKNKKIGVLSVGAGELSNPQYELISQQFVCISQFLDWEILFDESVSAYERNEVLKDEKLLNRFKSLGTNL